ctgtacaagGTTTGCTTCagatctttctttctcttcttgccCTGGAGCTTCAACAGCTCACACCGCTCTCCGGCTGGGCTTGGAACAGCCCAGAGGCCTAGACCCTggctccatagcccaaaccactaaagggagagcaactgatcacagactctggaaaacacaaggtttgcaactagctttccagcaacaaggaactaagtgagttagcacccagcgtctaactctgcaaggaccccgagtgaccagcttcctcggaacctttggaacaaaggacacaacaaagactgtaGCTGAAACCAcaccttcccagccttcttctgccggctaacaaagcaccaccaccaccaagtgactctttctcccatccactcaaggatcggtaatgtaacaactgggcatagcttatcacagctttacaggctaagcaagactgtttaacttgttgtatgtgatttgatgctgtttacggagttattgttgtgattgttggcagttaggtcattgattagttgacttcgccaaagctaagtgtttagtttgctaatactgttcaaaaacagattcttgcacacaactaaacaatctctgcacaaatccagaccgtttgcaacacatatcacattgacatagactcattaacaaacaggctttcaacagagctacacccaaacattgattcggccattttggtagttctctgttgtcagccattttgctttgtaggccaaacagctccttgatcaccacacccgcctttgtcattctcttctttctctctctctctctctcacacacacacacacacacacacacatacacaccaagcttgtatatagtttgttagaatttgtgtgttttggtttgctttgctagtttgtgaataaatataattctttggaatcatacctgctgtctgtttaatgttgcacaagagtgaatgaatagtcaacctctgctgcgtcaagaactccgaaatccttcaggcgttactgttaattttggttgttgtcattaatttcattattaatcaaactccaaattaatagtttagcgtattttatgagactgatatcttcaactggctatcatttttccctttacaggaatggtgccccacgaggtgatttaatgttaattaagtcacattatttaacataattattaattattaataataattattaattatttccgatagccaattaaaccccaacatatttggtacctccgtgtgaagcctagtgtgttgaccccaacatttatggtgccaccgagtgaggtaaatatatgttgaccccaacatatgtaaaatgaaaacaggacacaggagagaaactaatcTCCACACAACATGAGATTCTGGTAAAAGCTACAAAagcactgagagctgaacacacagaggctttgaaaaatgacttgctctctggtcttcagacagaggtgagtagagTCCTGCAACACACATGCTTGTTTGGGGGGGAGAATGGGGGTCATCCGGGCTTGATTGTGGTCGGCGAGACATCAGGCGGCCTGGCTTTTGGGCCTACTCTGGTGGAGGTCCATCTCCAGCATGGCTTGGCGTGGCATGGTGtgtctaaactgacaatggaaacacaaagcaGCGTGGCATGGCTTTATCACTTTTTCTCtccattagacatttgtgtaaagttttgtcctaattagcatatgaatttttgagttatggccaaaagtgtattttgtaacgtcacagtgaccttgacctttgaccacaaaactCAAATTACTTAATTCTTctgtccaagtggacatttgtgttaaatttaaagacattccCTTATAGTTTTCTTGACATATCGCCATcgagagaatgagacagatgcaaggtaaCACTGACCTTGATCTTTTAACATCGATATCCAATCAGGTCGTTGTTGAGTCGAAGTGGACATTATTGCCACAATTTGAAGAAAGTCCCTGTCTTGAGAAACTGTGCTCATGAGAAAAAGCCATTGCTTCTTTTTCGTCATATATTATAATTAAATGAGTAATTGTGAGTTTTCTggttgttagttgcagccctacactCACCTGTGACCTAATCCTAACCCTGTTCAGTAATCTGTCACTCCTgcttcttctgtttctctccagTAAGGAAAAGGAGCGCAGCCTGTGTGTCCCAGACTTCCCAGAGCCCTCAGATGTCTACTGGCAGTACATTGACCTCCTGACCTTCATATTACTCTACATGCTACCACTCCTCATCATCACCGCCTCCTACACCACAGTGGCCTGCCGGCTGTGGCGTCACAACGCCATCGGTGACACCACAACAGCTCAGCACGCTGCCCAGAGAAGAAAGCGGCGGCGGACATTAGCCATGTTGCTCCTGGTGGTCGGGGTGTTTGCCGTCTGCTGGTTCCCTCTCAACTGCTACGTGGTGCTGCTGTCCAGCCAGGCCATCCACTCCTCTAACGCTCTGTACTTCTGCTTTCACTGGCTGGCTATGAGCTCCACCTGCTACAACCCTTTCATCTACTGCTGTCTGAATCCCACCTTCCGCCAAGAGCTGAGGCTGCTCTTCGACATGTGCAGGAAGAGGCGGAGGGCGGTGGTTGGGCTGGAGCCAGAGCTCCGCCCTGTTGCTGCTCCTTGTCACAGGACTGCCTGGCCCGACAACCACGAGTCCTCAGGGCCAAGGCACACCTTATCACACCCGGGCCACTCCTCCTCACAGCAGAGTCACGCCTCCTCCAGTCAGTCCCACAACATCAAAGATACACACGTGCTCTTCACGGCCAGGCAGGTCCTCACAGGAAGAACTGACATCCTCTCAGTCGAGCCCATTGTGGCTGTCAGCTGACAGGGAACATGGGATTGTGCTGTTTGAGATTCTTAATCCTATTTTAGGATTTCATCATGTTCCAAAGAGGAAATCAGAGATCTCGGAGATGTATGGCTGAGACTTCACGCGGTTGTGATGGCAGGAGAGTGAGAGGACATGGTGATGGCTTTAAAAGGAAGAAACTCATGTTGTTTTATCCACCTTTACGTTCTGCTTCTCACTCAATTTAGGCATCAGCccttaaaagtccagtgtgtaggatttagggggatacactggcagaaattgaatgtaATATTCAaagttttcattagtgtataatcacctgaaacaagtaactgttgtgtttttgttaacttagaatgaCCCATTTATATTTATGGTCCTcctccatggagtccaccatgttgatctatagtagcccagaatggacaaaccagcTCTAGATGGGGCCGTTTGCATTTTTGCGGTGGCCCCCATAGTCCTAATTacaagtttcagttggttgcaatctgcaacctcaccccTAAATGACACTAAATCTTACATGCTAGACCTTTAAAGCATTACCAGCTGTGCTTGATCTGTCGATCGTTTCACACAATCTTCATCAGCAAATGGAGTTTGGCCAGTTTATCATGTtcaaatttccatttttttcctctgcccTTTTAGGACACCTCCTCCATGTTGGCTTTAGTTGAGTTGAGattaaaagttaattttttgatcttggaaacagcagctgacaAAACAGTCTCACCACAAAGTCCATTTAGCAGGGCTTCTTGAGCTTTGGATCAGTTTTTAGAGATTACTGTTGCAGCAATGACACAATGATATACATGCAGAGGATGTAATGTGAAGCTAACTGGACTCATTCCTAAAACTAATTTATCTCAAGTTTCTTTATACCACATAttttatgaaagaaaaaaaaccctcatctGATGTAAATTTTCTGTCTAAAAATCTTTTGTTCTGATCTCAACCAGCTCTGTACCAACAAcatgggtagtatgtgtaaatgaactatgttAAACTTTGCTCCATTGTACCAGCGCCcacatctccctgctcatctccagATAACGCCAAACTGGATTTTCGCcagctctagggctgttgctcaaagtACAGATTGTAGCGCATTTTCTTATGCCCACCTGCACAGACAAAATCATTTAGAAGCAGATGAAGAGAGAGacgcctctctctttctctttcttaaactcagatcaaactgtaaaactaagcagtgctgatcaaatataaaccaagttTCTGATATTCtattgtctatttctcacctaaaatgttttcagacacatacTTTTGTGCACTGTTTGTAATCCAAGGCTGTTcttgaacaggaagtggaccGTTTCCTGTATTGTAGAAACAGAGGCTGCAAATACTATGATGGACGTATTTACCATGAAGTCACacagtggtttgtggacttccattttgaagcctcgagtttaaGATTTCAGCCATccccatcttggttttttgcaGGCAGAACTGACCAAatttgagggggaaaaaaacccacgCCGACAAAATATTACAGCAGGCTACGTGACTTACCCTCATCAACATATATTCTGCACCATAGGCTGTGTCGTCTTTTAGTTGCTTCAAAAGTCTCtttacagtgtgtgattttgggTCCCTTGAGACTTAAGTTGCCAATAGTGaaagaaaaattatgtttttggtcATCAGTCCAGCCAGACACGTTGGAGCTTTGCATACCAAAGACAGCCTGCAGCAAAATTCTGACGGTGTTCTCACAGTGTGACTGCCACTACAAACCAAGCAATGATGCAGAATAAATATGAACACTTTAGTTATGGTTCACACTGTTGGCAGATTGCTAAGAGGAAAGCTTGCAGGTGTGTCACACTGCATTTTGAAGCTGAGCATCAGAGCGTGCTCACAGTTTATTTAACGGCGTTAGTGGAGTTTGCTTTTGTTCACTTCCAAGTAATCCCATCCAATTAATTATATGCCTTGAATATGTAACTTGTGCTTTACTTTAACCATCTAAAAAGGCTGTAAAATAGCCAACTAGGCTACTTTGGATGCTACAGAATTTGAAGGCAGATTATTCCTTCAGTTTCTGAACTGCTGTGTGAAGGTCGCTGTAAAgtaatttaattgttttaaagaTAATAACAGCCTCTATGAATTTTATTCAAAGATCATATAAAGccgagcaaaaaaaaaaaaaaaagaatgaataacCTCACCTTTTGTAACTGCATGATCTCCAGCCATTGCATATCACACTCTTTGAGCATCTGTCATGTCCTCACTTTGCCTCATTCATGAATGTGTTTACTCCATTCTGCCAATGAAAGGAGGCAAAGTGAAAGCGTTCCTACCACCTTGTCATCTTTGTATGTAGGTTTCTTTTGGCAAATTGAACTGGGAAAATCATATTTTCCTTTAGAAAAATGGATCCTATTTTGTCCTATGCTGTCATCAAATCCAGTGCCAGACATAGCAGATTAGGCGCCCTAGACAAGCTTCTCCTGGCCCCACAATAAGAAATCACTCTTGGTGGCGTTCAAGGGATATGTccccagcctgttctcattcctaagttgtcaaatactgctgctttgtcaagTGATTTTGACCATTACCAAtgcaaaaaggcacctttcCACCGATACACACCGGGCAGCACCAGTTGATAACCCCACCCAGCAGTGTGTCATACTGCCATGAAAGATGCGTCAGTCGCCAGATGGCATTTGTTTGAAATGCTGCGAGTAAAAAcctaatataaggagctggaaagttcctatagggcaggtgggaggggcggtggatggatacaacaaaccccggacttgcctgtgtgaatgtttgagccaaaccatgatgttttataaacctaaccacatgctttttttgCACAAGGAAAAGAAACGTCAGTACAAGGTGCGATGTTGTAAGTTtcttttgaaaaagactgtatgcatctaacaagcagaaactgtacatttcctgtgtaaacagaagtgtactttgaaaagacacaatgcatgtaacaagcgcaAATTCGCGGCATCCcggaatgtcaacaacagacgcaggaggatacctggCCTGTCAAATggagacgtgaaagtccactgaaaTAGTGAAGGTATTTGAAGAGTTTGGATGAGGACGCATTGATGTCCCCTTTTAGGAAGATCTGCCACTGATCACATCACATTACAGGTCTGAGAAACATCAAATACACTGAGATTTTGGTGGTGTTTAACCCAGGTGGCTGCAGTGCTGAAGGGACAATCATAAATATACTGCAGATGGTTTTCATAACACctggattaaaatggagctAAAGCATCTTGCTGAGAAAAAAACCTGCATTTTTTATTGGACTAAAAGTCATATCAGCTCTTCATCAAAAATGTGTGTACATTCATTGTAGCAGAATATTAGAGTGTGTTAATCAAATGTTAAACACAGAGTGTGTCATTGTCTCTCGCAGTTGAAAATAAGGaaatttgttgttgaaaaaTATGTGTTATATATTTTAAGCTTTGAAGGTTctgttattatattataaatgAAGCAGAATAGGAGACGAACACATTCATGCAACAAAAAGCATTACTGAAGGTCAGAtcatgaaaatatatttttgtgagtttttcagtgtttcttgTGAACATAATATAATCTGTGTTTAAGAAAGTGAGAACAATAaactgtgtgtacatgtgcacagttgcataaaagaaaaactgctgAAATTGCTTGACATTTGTTTCTCTGTGAATAATGAATCTGTTGCTTTATTTCTGGTTTGTTGGTTGGCTAATGGGAAACAGAGGAAATGATCAATAGGCCAAAATAAAATCTTTGCAACCTTATGTCTCTTCTTACTGTAGTTTTCCAGAGTTAATGGTTCAGGGATGTGAGtaacatgagtgtttttttaatgtgtctgtctttgtctttaaacatctgttgttgttgttgttgttgttgttgttgttgttgttgttattttgctgTCCTTTGTGAATGTTTTACACCATGACATCCCTATCCTCTACAAGATAAAACATATtactataaataaaaacaaggaaaCTTGATTCTAGTTGTTGTCTTTGAATGTTCAgacttttattacttttttcccCTGAAGATGGTAAAAGGCACTGAACCAGTACAACTGCTTTGATTCTTACCATATGATGCAGGGGGGGAATAAGAGCATTTCAACCACAGCCTTCAAAGAGAATACTGATTGGGCACATATGCAATATGATTAATACACACGATTTCATGAGATATACTGTAGCTGGATACATCTGCAGCTGAGAAAACCAGAGCTTAAACATAATCCATACAGAATTATTGATTTGGGAGAGCTACTGTGTAGAAACCTTTCCATACACTCATGTCTTAATGCTATTCATTTCTGTCCAGACAGGCAGTAAGCCTGAGTGACAGCACAGATAGTGCAATTCTCCAGACAAGTGACCTATGGGACCAACAGGTAGCATTTCTCTGGCTGGCATTAGAGAGCACTCTGATCCCAGGGATCAAAGCAGTACAATTTGGGGTGACCATTATGAAGATGAGATCCCTTCACTATACGAAAAAATAGggtttgtttttcagtgccttcccaaaaaaaaaaaaaaaaaaaaaaaaagatcccaGTTGATATTGGGCGAGAGGAGTGGTACACGCCACTCaggtcacagagacagacaaacattcactctcacattcacacctacgggcaatttaaagtcaccaattaaaaCCTCTTGTAGCGAGTTTTGTtaggacccaaatgcagcacaCAGGGAACCAGGAAAAATTAGTAATGACTTTTAAAGCAACAACTAAGCAGGTAGAGGACTGGGCAGGTAATGAGCACACAGTAAAGTCTCTGGCATTCTGGCTGGTTCAGCAGGCCGAACTGGGCCAGGAAACAGGTGAGAGGGCGATGACATttgcccaaacacacacagacacacacacacacacacacacacacacacacacacacacactgttaagTTCAATAATAGGCAATGGTAGGAGCAGGTAGGGGACGTAGTCATAGAGGCAGAAGCTCCGGAAACaggtacatactgtacacagttcaaacagacaaaccagTAGGAGACAGGCAGGAGGCAGGTCAAGGTGAGGCAGAGGGTCGAGAAGCCAGCAGGTAAATActcacagaacacacacacacaatggtgaATGTGGcaacacacagaaagtgtttgaaCTGCAGAAAACCACAGGTAAGCAGATGCGAACGTGAACATTGTAGCATTGTCGTCAGACTGTAATGGCAAGCAGTCACAGGTAAACAGGAACCAAGAACGCAGAAGCTTCTACTGATTGTTTGACAACAAAGAGTGGTGCATTTATTGGGAATCAGTCAAGATGTGTTggtcagaggcaggcagggttGGCAATGGGAAATCAGTCCAAAAAAAGGGCTGGAGAGTCTTGTATGAGTGGTGAAGAACTATCTGGCAAAGAGTGTCATTGAGGCTGGGATAAATATACTGGCAgtgggggcgtcggtggcttagtggcagtgttgggtaagagttactttaaaagtaatcaaagtacgttactgtgttacttttttaaaaagtaaccagttactttactgcgttactccctgagtaaagtaactcaattactttaaaagtacttccaacgttactccctgagaaaagtaactcaagcacttttaaagtacttttgagtattctacatttcctattgggcaatggaccacagggcgctaagcctacatttttttgtctccaaaattaaagttatggaccacttgcccttcactgagatccaattctcccatcacagccgtcactttgaccagtagaaacacagaacgatctgctgccgtagacaactgtatgacaacaacaccccagcgtttttaatatttcctctagggatgttaccacacagagtaaaagggggaaatgatggtgtgaaacagcagaggcactttgtcaacccgctgagttaacgttactgtcattagcatcaagctagcaaacaatggtacatcctcacggtcggacataaagtaataacattaacaaatagcggcggggcttttactcaccacaactgcagaggctcccagcttcatttgaaacaaactacattatagacggtccgttatttattaatccctctgtgtgtttatatatttactttttatccgctccgttgtctttgtaaagttaacatatcgcaccgtcatttcaaactcaacacttgtttcaaattaaaagccccttataacctcggctgagagaatccctccattttctaaataggcttttattctgaaacatttgtcagaacttcctgtggaagatacagtagcttgatagtttacgtatggcgcttcaaatgtagctcctgccatctgctgacgcttttaggtgactacaacaacatgtcggctggcacatgaacagacacagtgactcaaataatagtgaaagtaataaaaataggacaagaataacccgatgacatcacacacgccgtgaaagacgaccggggataattggtgagtaccagcgtgtagcgtgtaccaggcataatgcaagtcctgggtctgaaatatgtctgtcagcgagtcctactccacctatttagactccaccgtagacaacggcagcatttc
The window above is part of the Epinephelus moara isolate mb chromosome 5, YSFRI_EMoa_1.0, whole genome shotgun sequence genome. Proteins encoded here:
- the gpr83 gene encoding G-protein coupled receptor 83; translation: MRAVCVWLCVVLWTCSPDAAAAAAAGQSLNDSSLLGEGMFSYTEHFLNVSGRLDNRTSGFFLLDFDEGMLEDWRSLASKKRRGGESQDRRVKALLVAAYSLIIVISLFGNTLVCHVVMKNKRTQSATSLFIMNLAVADIFITVLNTPFTLVRFVNSTWVFGRTMCHISRFVQYCSLHVSTLTLTAIALDRRQVILHPLRPRMSLTQGGVWVGVIWIMASCFSLPHAIYQKLLTFTYSKEKERSLCVPDFPEPSDVYWQYIDLLTFILLYMLPLLIITASYTTVACRLWRHNAIGDTTTAQHAAQRRKRRRTLAMLLLVVGVFAVCWFPLNCYVVLLSSQAIHSSNALYFCFHWLAMSSTCYNPFIYCCLNPTFRQELRLLFDMCRKRRRAVVGLEPELRPVAAPCHRTAWPDNHESSGPRHTLSHPGHSSSQQSHASSSQSHNIKDTHVLFTARQVLTGRTDILSVEPIVAVS